The Ignavibacteriales bacterium genome has a window encoding:
- a CDS encoding DUF4402 domain-containing protein — MSRNLFSFALLVAMLVVLVAGNMQAQTVNKNVAATATVMTALTIDATNMAFGNIPASKTAVIDPKGLAHQYVGSGVTVGTVTVTGANSTDVLISWPASISLTQSGKTPLTLTLAVNGDASAANQATAGTLASGADVVTSGAGNYSLWVGGSLPAGAETGLFSGNANFSVEYK; from the coding sequence ATGTCACGCAATTTATTTAGTTTTGCCCTATTAGTAGCGATGCTGGTGGTTTTAGTCGCCGGCAATATGCAGGCACAGACTGTTAATAAAAATGTCGCTGCAACTGCTACTGTTATGACTGCTTTAACAATTGATGCAACAAATATGGCGTTCGGAAACATTCCGGCGAGCAAGACAGCTGTTATTGATCCCAAAGGCTTGGCCCATCAATATGTAGGTTCCGGAGTGACAGTTGGTACAGTCACGGTCACTGGTGCAAACTCGACAGATGTTCTGATCAGTTGGCCAGCATCTATTTCACTGACACAAAGTGGTAAAACGCCCTTGACGTTAACACTTGCAGTTAATGGCGACGCCAGTGCAGCGAATCAAGCAACCGCTGGTACTTTAGCCTCAGGAGCTGATGTGGTAACTAGTGGTGCAGGAAATTACTCTTTGTGGGTTGGAGGATCTCTGCCAGCAGGAGCAGAAACGGGTTTGTTCTCTGGTAATGCTAATTTTTCAGTTGAGTACAAATAG
- a CDS encoding T9SS type A sorting domain-containing protein, whose amino-acid sequence MRLILIAGLLLTAAHLRAATITTGGSGNWSSTVANAPWPGGTIPAATDDIVIGKGFTLTVDGNRTCNSISIPTGSQAVVCTLAVNSGVTLTVTTAVSLPDGAKNGTFIIQDGTGPGTLICASLNICSTGTSAAGNAVNAYILTSTISNLTINGNLILNGNANGTGNKVNNPTFDLQSGTVTVGGSVTTVNAVTSGATKPTSTFTTANGAATGILVLSGATPFNLSANPTNTMTFNGTGATVKYIYAGPVTVYPTTYTNLTLDGSGAKTTTGVTVNGILSMEGTATASAVPTYGTAATLQYKGSATQTTGPEFPATFSGTGGVIINNSNGVNLNSSVTITNSLTFSSGKITTGANNVVIGSSGSVIGAGSGMYVYGNLQLPIATGTNVSKTFDIGDATNYTPVTTLFASVSVAGNLKINTTTGQHPNISTSGINSSKDVNRYWTLTNSGITFTNYSATLNFAAGDVIGGANTSNFVIRNYSSSTWTTTTIGTKNATNTQATGLTMFGDFAIGEQQLDHFVFSLSSPQINGTAFTSTNTLTAQDILNATFTAFDLSANNVTIAAVSPLTGTVSGLSGGNKLTSAGDFSSGVANLTTLGMKYIGNTGAGTFTATSADSKTGTSGSVTINIGTISKLVVTLPGETFTSGTGNSGTVTAQTAGTSFNIVRITATDAGFNTLSSYSGAKTISYTGPGGSPTYTTAVSFSNGQSTTTLATTLTKAETTTITASDGTTTGPASSSLTVNPGALDHFTLSAIGSPQTAGTAITGVTLTAQDVNNNTVTSFTSTVSYSGTAGITGTSTAFTSGVLSGVSVTPTVAGTGMTFIVTGSGKTGTATFNVNPGALDHFALSAIGSPQTAGTAITGVTVTAQDVNNNTVTSFTSTVSYSGTAGITGTSAAFTSGVLSGVSVTPTVAGTGMTFIVTGSGKTGTATFNVNPGAADATQSTLTPTSANIAADGVSTQVLTVTAKDANGNFLTSGGLTVTITLSSGTGLIGSVTDNSNGTYTATVTAPSSAGSGVFVATLGGNPVKSGTGTQSVSTITYVIYVWNQTGTASWTTAANWTPSRTTPAANDVIQFSGGGTVTITDLPNESIGRLLLSGNSSVNLQPTSGSVTLTVSNALIVTSGDVLNFGSGVVLALTSATLTNSGTIRTAVLTSTSAAPIPTGKTWGGNVQYDGSGAQTVISGTYNKLTLAGSGIKTLSGNTTISSTLSMQGTATFGPLGSNSLTYGAGAGLEYAGSGNQTTGPELPTSMSANITINNTNGVVTLGSSTTFTTATWSVATGASLEVGLTIGFTVNSGTVSTQGSGKIILDEGSNYVNLTSSAPMLQVRTKITGSEGWRMLAAPNNVNVGSMFANPFVTQGFTGSSYPSLQPNLMSWDETSQGTSLQAWRQPSGNSDAVTLGKGYMYFVFNGALRPDIASNYSDVLPLTMTTTGTENPLDPTAFDYSVTATARFATSHDTTFVDTNAVDYGWNLVGNPTPSTINWDASSGWTKTNMDGTIYIWDPATSGYKSWNGTTGNLGSGKIAPFQAFWVKANAASPSLKCDNDVKTSGGAFLGKIASSNSKLASVSTGQKNTNIAKLASLQKNTSGKADTSVAGTTPILGLELSANGFQTQAYLMFSQSGKLTYDPYDAFSLVPLSNNYLILYSVAGTNQPAMQIQNLPDTGYTRPFALPLYVGGTVGGQPLSGSFTLRWNWDGQLPAGWNILLMDDATGTATSITEAGELTFQYTTPSDLISSGSSLLQKKFSVASNQQSMFALPQPVVQKVPNAKLSKSSTSASRFRLVISANGDLTGYLPTSPQLAQNYPNPFNPTTNISFSIPTKSRVAILVFNILGQRVATVTDQEYPAGNHVVLWNATNVASGVYFCRMTAAEKTQTKKMVVLR is encoded by the coding sequence TTGCGTCTCATCCTGATCGCCGGGTTGCTGCTTACAGCAGCTCACCTCCGAGCTGCAACCATTACAACTGGAGGCAGTGGCAATTGGAGTTCTACGGTTGCGAATGCTCCATGGCCGGGGGGAACAATTCCAGCTGCCACAGATGACATTGTGATCGGTAAAGGGTTCACATTGACGGTAGATGGCAACAGGACCTGCAATTCTATATCAATCCCCACTGGAAGTCAAGCAGTGGTATGCACTCTTGCTGTCAATTCGGGAGTTACTCTTACAGTGACAACTGCCGTGAGTCTGCCTGACGGCGCCAAAAATGGTACCTTTATAATTCAGGATGGAACTGGACCAGGGACATTAATCTGCGCATCTCTTAATATATGTTCTACTGGTACTTCAGCTGCTGGTAATGCTGTCAATGCATATATTCTAACCTCGACAATATCCAATCTGACAATAAATGGAAACCTGATTCTTAACGGCAACGCCAATGGCACTGGAAACAAAGTAAATAATCCGACTTTTGATTTGCAGAGTGGAACTGTAACTGTTGGCGGGTCAGTGACAACCGTCAATGCAGTTACTTCGGGAGCTACCAAGCCGACTTCCACTTTCACTACAGCAAATGGCGCGGCTACCGGAATACTTGTGTTGAGTGGAGCTACACCATTCAATCTTTCAGCAAATCCAACTAATACCATGACGTTTAACGGAACAGGTGCAACTGTAAAATATATATATGCGGGCCCTGTAACTGTTTATCCAACCACGTACACAAATCTAACGCTCGATGGAAGCGGTGCGAAGACGACAACGGGCGTTACGGTTAACGGCATACTTTCGATGGAGGGTACTGCTACTGCCTCTGCCGTCCCGACATACGGCACAGCAGCAACATTGCAATACAAGGGATCAGCTACTCAAACGACAGGACCCGAGTTTCCGGCAACGTTTAGCGGCACCGGTGGTGTCATCATCAACAATTCCAACGGTGTCAACCTGAACAGCTCGGTGACTATTACTAACAGCTTGACGTTTTCCTCCGGCAAGATTACGACAGGGGCAAATAACGTTGTCATAGGATCTTCTGGTTCAGTCATCGGTGCGGGTTCAGGGATGTACGTTTACGGCAATTTGCAACTTCCGATTGCGACTGGTACGAATGTCTCGAAAACGTTTGACATCGGCGATGCAACTAACTACACGCCCGTAACGACCCTTTTTGCCAGTGTTTCTGTAGCCGGAAACTTGAAAATCAATACGACAACAGGTCAGCATCCAAACATTTCGACATCCGGAATTAATTCATCAAAGGATGTCAATCGCTATTGGACCCTGACCAATTCCGGCATTACGTTCACCAACTACTCGGCGACTTTGAATTTCGCTGCGGGCGATGTCATTGGCGGTGCGAATACATCTAATTTTGTTATCCGGAATTACAGTTCTTCAACCTGGACCACAACAACGATCGGAACGAAGAATGCGACAAATACTCAGGCAACAGGTCTGACCATGTTCGGTGATTTTGCAATCGGTGAACAGCAACTTGATCACTTCGTGTTTTCTTTGAGTAGTCCACAGATAAACGGTACGGCCTTTACGAGTACAAACACATTGACGGCTCAGGATATCCTGAATGCCACCTTCACTGCGTTCGATCTCTCAGCGAACAATGTGACGATCGCTGCAGTATCGCCGCTGACAGGTACGGTCTCGGGTCTTTCGGGTGGAAACAAGTTAACAAGTGCTGGGGATTTCAGTTCGGGTGTGGCCAACCTTACGACGTTGGGCATGAAGTACATCGGCAACACAGGCGCAGGCACCTTCACCGCGACTTCAGCAGACAGCAAGACTGGAACATCGGGAAGCGTGACGATCAACATCGGCACGATATCGAAGCTGGTGGTTACGCTGCCGGGTGAGACGTTTACTTCGGGAACGGGCAACTCAGGGACGGTGACAGCGCAGACGGCCGGCACATCATTCAATATTGTACGGATCACGGCGACTGACGCAGGCTTCAACACGTTGTCCTCGTATAGCGGTGCAAAGACGATCAGCTACACAGGCCCGGGCGGCTCGCCGACATACACGACGGCTGTGAGTTTCAGCAACGGCCAATCGACGACGACACTGGCCACTACGCTGACGAAGGCAGAGACAACAACAATTACAGCGAGCGATGGGACAACGACAGGTCCGGCCAGTTCGAGTTTGACGGTCAATCCAGGGGCGTTGGATCATTTTACGCTCTCGGCGATCGGCTCACCACAGACGGCAGGGACCGCGATCACTGGTGTTACGCTGACAGCACAGGATGTGAACAACAACACGGTGACGAGCTTCACGAGCACGGTGAGTTACAGCGGCACGGCGGGGATTACGGGCACCTCCACAGCATTTACTTCAGGAGTACTCTCAGGCGTGAGTGTGACGCCGACGGTTGCAGGGACTGGTATGACATTCATCGTTACCGGATCAGGCAAAACCGGTACTGCGACCTTCAATGTCAATCCAGGAGCGTTGGATCATTTTGCGCTCTCGGCGATCGGCTCACCACAGACGGCGGGGACTGCGATCACGGGTGTTACAGTGACAGCACAGGATGTGAACAACAACACGGTGACGAGCTTCACGAGCACGGTGAGTTACAGTGGCACGGCGGGGATTACGGGCACCTCCGCAGCATTTACTTCAGGAGTGCTCTCAGGCGTGAGTGTGACGCCGACAGTTGCAGGGACGGGCATGACATTCATCGTCACCGGATCAGGCAAGACCGGTACGGCGACCTTCAATGTCAATCCCGGGGCTGCTGATGCAACGCAATCGACGTTGACGCCCACGAGTGCAAACATCGCAGCTGATGGAGTGAGCACACAGGTGCTGACTGTGACGGCGAAGGACGCTAATGGAAATTTTCTGACCAGTGGTGGATTGACCGTAACGATTACGTTGTCATCCGGCACGGGGTTGATCGGATCGGTGACGGACAATAGTAATGGTACGTATACCGCGACGGTGACCGCGCCGAGCTCCGCAGGGAGTGGCGTATTCGTGGCGACGTTGGGTGGCAACCCGGTGAAAAGTGGAACAGGAACTCAGTCAGTATCAACGATTACCTATGTCATCTACGTATGGAATCAAACCGGTACTGCTTCGTGGACTACTGCGGCCAATTGGACACCCTCCAGAACAACTCCTGCAGCCAATGATGTCATTCAGTTTAGTGGCGGTGGAACTGTGACAATCACCGATTTGCCTAACGAATCTATAGGGCGATTGCTCCTCTCAGGCAATTCCTCTGTAAACCTACAGCCAACTTCAGGTTCGGTAACGTTGACGGTGAGCAATGCCCTCATCGTCACTTCTGGCGATGTTCTTAATTTCGGATCCGGAGTTGTCTTGGCTTTGACGTCTGCAACGCTTACGAACAGCGGGACAATTAGAACCGCCGTTCTCACTTCGACCAGCGCTGCCCCGATCCCGACAGGCAAGACGTGGGGTGGCAACGTGCAATACGATGGATCAGGTGCGCAAACAGTGATTAGTGGAACCTACAACAAGTTGACTTTGGCGGGAAGTGGAATAAAGACACTTAGCGGTAACACAACCATTAGTTCGACGCTCTCGATGCAAGGAACAGCCACGTTCGGTCCGCTGGGAAGCAACAGCCTGACCTATGGTGCGGGCGCCGGGCTCGAATACGCAGGAAGCGGCAATCAAACGACAGGTCCGGAACTCCCGACCTCGATGAGTGCAAACATTACCATCAACAACACCAACGGCGTTGTCACACTGGGAAGCTCGACCACATTCACAACCGCTACGTGGTCTGTCGCCACAGGAGCATCTCTTGAGGTTGGCTTAACCATAGGGTTCACTGTCAACTCCGGCACAGTTAGCACGCAAGGATCCGGAAAAATTATACTCGATGAAGGATCGAATTATGTCAACCTCACGAGCAGCGCACCGATGCTTCAGGTACGAACCAAGATCACCGGCAGCGAGGGGTGGCGCATGCTCGCCGCTCCTAACAACGTGAATGTCGGCTCGATGTTCGCAAATCCCTTTGTGACGCAGGGCTTTACGGGATCGAGTTATCCATCATTGCAGCCCAATCTCATGTCGTGGGATGAGACAAGCCAAGGAACTTCATTGCAGGCGTGGAGACAACCCTCAGGCAATTCCGATGCTGTCACACTGGGAAAGGGTTACATGTACTTTGTATTTAATGGTGCACTCAGACCCGATATAGCCAGCAACTACAGCGATGTCCTTCCGTTGACGATGACAACCACAGGGACGGAAAACCCGCTTGATCCTACAGCATTTGACTACAGCGTGACAGCAACTGCACGATTTGCAACCTCACATGATACAACATTCGTCGATACGAACGCAGTCGATTATGGCTGGAACCTGGTTGGCAATCCGACTCCATCCACGATCAATTGGGATGCATCTTCAGGGTGGACAAAGACGAATATGGATGGAACAATTTATATTTGGGATCCAGCCACCAGTGGCTACAAGTCGTGGAATGGCACCACGGGAAATCTTGGAAGCGGAAAGATCGCACCGTTTCAGGCGTTTTGGGTGAAAGCAAATGCTGCCAGTCCTTCATTGAAATGCGACAACGATGTAAAAACATCCGGAGGTGCGTTCCTAGGAAAAATAGCATCAAGTAATAGCAAGTTGGCATCCGTCTCCACTGGACAGAAAAACACGAACATCGCTAAATTGGCCTCTCTTCAAAAAAACACATCTGGCAAAGCAGATACAAGTGTCGCAGGAACAACGCCCATTCTCGGATTAGAGCTCTCTGCCAATGGATTTCAAACGCAGGCATATTTGATGTTCAGCCAAAGTGGAAAGTTGACGTACGATCCATACGATGCATTCAGTCTGGTCCCGCTCTCAAATAATTATTTAATACTATACTCTGTCGCCGGAACGAACCAGCCTGCCATGCAGATCCAGAATTTACCAGATACGGGTTATACCCGACCGTTTGCACTTCCATTGTACGTTGGTGGAACAGTTGGCGGTCAACCGCTGAGCGGCTCATTTACACTCCGTTGGAATTGGGACGGACAGCTTCCGGCTGGCTGGAACATCTTACTCATGGACGACGCAACCGGAACGGCAACCTCTATCACAGAAGCGGGCGAGTTGACGTTCCAATACACAACACCATCCGACTTGATATCATCGGGCAGCAGTCTTTTACAAAAGAAATTCAGTGTTGCATCAAATCAACAATCAATGTTTGCATTGCCCCAGCCGGTTGTCCAGAAAGTTCCCAACGCCAAATTATCGAAGAGCAGCACATCTGCATCCCGTTTCCGCTTAGTAATCTCGGCGAACGGCGATTTGACAGGCTATTTGCCGACTTCTCCTCAATTGGCACAGAACTATCCGAATCCATTTAATCCCACTACGAACATTTCGTTTTCAATTCCGACAAAGTCTCGCGTAGCGATCTTGGTATTCAATATACTGGGCCAAAGAGTCGCCACGGTGACCGACCAGGAATATCCTGCCGGGAATCATGTCGTATTGTGGAATGCAACAAACGTTGCCAGCGGCGTCTATTTCTGCAGAATGACCGCAGCAGAAAAAACACAAACTAAAAAAATGGTCGTGCTGAGATGA